The Penaeus chinensis breed Huanghai No. 1 chromosome 29, ASM1920278v2, whole genome shotgun sequence genome window below encodes:
- the LOC125040654 gene encoding protein cycle-like isoform X3, protein MFDLGNYDFPEYRSECNSMASFSSGTGSKKRRGSFISDSNDDDGDSLKIPRTAGDWNKRSPNRQNHSEIEKRRRDKMNTYIMELSSIIPVCTSRKLDKLTVLRMAVQHMKMLRGSLNSYTEGHYKPAFLSDDELKNLILQAADGFLFVVGCDRGRILYVSESVYQTLHYTQSELLGTSWFDILHPKDLTKVKEQLSCSDISRRERLVDAKTLLPVKTDVPQGLTRLCPGSRRAFFCRMRCKSAPVMKEEADSSTGCQKKKSKSQNSDKKYSVIHFTGYLKSWAPTKDPLEEDSESDSDSCNLSCLVAVGRVHPPLLASSTRETSRLGRAAPTEPIEFISKHTNDGKFVFIDQKASLLLGWLPQELLGSSMYEYFHQDDIPFLAETHRATLQSTESCSTQVYRFRTKEGSFVRLQSSWRTFKNPWTKEIEYIISKNSVVTSEAGLVESTMANESVSQSYNSFNEFLSSPGSSNSSSRLVGGGIQAGKIGRQIADEVLDNQRRNDSASNSPVSPFEGILGSGASDRSFAALLRSDLTAHRNNVKNNQLLSSNTSNSSSSDTSRSTQTGSKSHRNAAQSSERRGSFNHNNNHTQPVSNENDLMDVVGSRDIEADGTSDSDEAAMAVIMSLLEADAGLGGPVDFSHLPWPLP, encoded by the exons GTCTCCCAACAGACAAAACCATAGTGAGATTGAAAAGCGCCGCCGTGACAAGATGAACACGTACATCATGGAACTGAGCAGCATTATCCCCGTGTGCACCTCTAGAAAGCTTGACAAGCTCACAGTGCTGCGCATGGCCGTTCAACACATGAAGATGCTACGGGGTTCTCTCAACTCTTACACTGAGGGACACTACAAGCCCGCTTTCCTCTCCGACGACGAGCTCAAGAATCTGATACTGCAG GCAGCTGACGGTTTCCTATTTGTTGTGGGGTGTGATAGAGGGCGGATATTGTACGTGTCGGAATCCGTCTATCAGACACTACACTATACGCAG AGTGAGCTGTTAGGGACGAGCTGGTTTGATATACTGCATCCAAAAGACTTAACGAAAGTGAAAGAACAACTTTCATGCTCAGATATCAGTCGTCGCGAGAGGCTTGTCGATGCGAAAA CTCTCCTTCCTGTAAAGACCGATGTACCTCAGGGATTGACCAGACTATGTCCAGGATCAAGACGTGCGTTTTTCTGCCGCATGAGGTGTAAATCCGCACCGGTCATGAAAGAGGAGGCCGACTCCTCCACCGGCTGCCAAAAGAAGAAATCCAAGTCGCAAAACTCAG ACAAGAAATATAGTGTGATTCACTTCACGGGCTACCTGAAATCCTGGGCTCCCACCAAAGACCCCTTGGAAGAGGACTCGGAAAGTGATTCTGACTCGTGCAATCTCTCCTGCCTG GTTGCAGTTGGCCGCGTTCACCCCCCTCTGTTGGCCTCTAGTACTCGCGAGACATCAAGGCTCGGTCGTGCTGCACCAACAGAACCAATTGAATTCATCTCCAAACACACCAATGATGGGAAATTTGTCTTCATTGATCAGAA GGCATCATTACTCTTAGGGTGGCTGCCACAGGAACTCCTCGGGTCAAGCATGTATGAATACTTCCATCAGGATGACATTCCGTTCCTGGCAGAAACTCACCGGGCAACATTGCAGAGTACGGAGAGTTGCAGTACCCAG GTATACAGGTTCCGCACCAAGGAGGGGTCCTTTGTGAGATTACAGAGCTCTTGGAGGACCTTCAAGAACCCATGGACCAAAGAGATCGAGTACATCATATCAAAAAATAGTGTTGTAAC ATCGGAAGCTGGGCTTGTGGAGAGCACCATGGCGAATGAATCAGTGTCACAGTCGTATAATAGTTTTAATGAGTTCCTGAGCTCTCCAG GTTCGTCCAACAGCAGCAGCCGGTTGGTGGGGGGCGGGATCCAAGCGGGCAAGATTGGAAGACAAATTGCCGATGAAGTGTTGGACAATCAGAGACGGAATGATTCTGCCTCCAACAGTCCTGTGTCGCCCTTTGAAGGCATCCTGGGCTCGGGAGCTTCCGACCGCTCATTTGCTGCGCTGCTGCGCTCGGACCTAACAGCTCACAGG AACAATGTGAAGAACAATCAGCTGCTGAGCAGCAACACCAGCAATAGCTCAAGTAGTGACACTAGCCGATCTACACAGACTGGTAGCAAGAGTCACCGCAACGCAGCCCAGAGCAGTGAAAGAAGAGGATCCttcaaccacaataacaaccacaCACAGCCAG TGTCGAATGAGAATGACCTCATGGACGTGGTGGGCAGCCGCGACATAGAGGCAGATGGCACGAGTGACTCAGATGAGGCGGCTATGGCAGTAATCATGAGCCTCCTGGAAGCAGATGCGGGGCTTGGGGGTCCTGTTgacttctcccatctcccttggCCTCTGCCCTGA
- the LOC125040654 gene encoding protein cycle-like isoform X2 has protein sequence MFDLGNYDFPEYRSECNSMASFSSGTGSKKRRGSFISDSNDDDGDSLKIPRTAGDWNKRQNHSEIEKRRRDKMNTYIMELSSIIPVCTSRKLDKLTVLRMAVQHMKMLRGSLNSYTEGHYKPAFLSDDELKNLILQAADGFLFVVGCDRGRILYVSESVYQTLHYTQSELLGTSWFDILHPKDLTKVKEQLSCSDISRRERLVDAKTLLPVKTDVPQGLTRLCPGSRRAFFCRMRCKSAPVMKEEADSSTGCQKKKSKSQNSDKKYSVIHFTGYLKSWAPTKDPLEEDSESDSDSCNLSCLVAVGRVHPPLLASSTRETSRLGRAAPTEPIEFISKHTNDGKFVFIDQKASLLLGWLPQELLGSSMYEYFHQDDIPFLAETHRATLQSTESCSTQVYRFRTKEGSFVRLQSSWRTFKNPWTKEIEYIISKNSVVTSEAGLVESTMANESVSQSYNSFNEFLSSPDTNHLQDASPVGGAGSSNSSSRLVGGGIQAGKIGRQIADEVLDNQRRNDSASNSPVSPFEGILGSGASDRSFAALLRSDLTAHRNNVKNNQLLSSNTSNSSSSDTSRSTQTGSKSHRNAAQSSERRGSFNHNNNHTQPVSNENDLMDVVGSRDIEADGTSDSDEAAMAVIMSLLEADAGLGGPVDFSHLPWPLP, from the exons ACAAAACCATAGTGAGATTGAAAAGCGCCGCCGTGACAAGATGAACACGTACATCATGGAACTGAGCAGCATTATCCCCGTGTGCACCTCTAGAAAGCTTGACAAGCTCACAGTGCTGCGCATGGCCGTTCAACACATGAAGATGCTACGGGGTTCTCTCAACTCTTACACTGAGGGACACTACAAGCCCGCTTTCCTCTCCGACGACGAGCTCAAGAATCTGATACTGCAG GCAGCTGACGGTTTCCTATTTGTTGTGGGGTGTGATAGAGGGCGGATATTGTACGTGTCGGAATCCGTCTATCAGACACTACACTATACGCAG AGTGAGCTGTTAGGGACGAGCTGGTTTGATATACTGCATCCAAAAGACTTAACGAAAGTGAAAGAACAACTTTCATGCTCAGATATCAGTCGTCGCGAGAGGCTTGTCGATGCGAAAA CTCTCCTTCCTGTAAAGACCGATGTACCTCAGGGATTGACCAGACTATGTCCAGGATCAAGACGTGCGTTTTTCTGCCGCATGAGGTGTAAATCCGCACCGGTCATGAAAGAGGAGGCCGACTCCTCCACCGGCTGCCAAAAGAAGAAATCCAAGTCGCAAAACTCAG ACAAGAAATATAGTGTGATTCACTTCACGGGCTACCTGAAATCCTGGGCTCCCACCAAAGACCCCTTGGAAGAGGACTCGGAAAGTGATTCTGACTCGTGCAATCTCTCCTGCCTG GTTGCAGTTGGCCGCGTTCACCCCCCTCTGTTGGCCTCTAGTACTCGCGAGACATCAAGGCTCGGTCGTGCTGCACCAACAGAACCAATTGAATTCATCTCCAAACACACCAATGATGGGAAATTTGTCTTCATTGATCAGAA GGCATCATTACTCTTAGGGTGGCTGCCACAGGAACTCCTCGGGTCAAGCATGTATGAATACTTCCATCAGGATGACATTCCGTTCCTGGCAGAAACTCACCGGGCAACATTGCAGAGTACGGAGAGTTGCAGTACCCAG GTATACAGGTTCCGCACCAAGGAGGGGTCCTTTGTGAGATTACAGAGCTCTTGGAGGACCTTCAAGAACCCATGGACCAAAGAGATCGAGTACATCATATCAAAAAATAGTGTTGTAAC ATCGGAAGCTGGGCTTGTGGAGAGCACCATGGCGAATGAATCAGTGTCACAGTCGTATAATAGTTTTAATGAGTTCCTGAGCTCTCCAG ACACAAATCACCTGCAAGATGCTTCACCTGTTGGAGGTGCAGGTTCGTCCAACAGCAGCAGCCGGTTGGTGGGGGGCGGGATCCAAGCGGGCAAGATTGGAAGACAAATTGCCGATGAAGTGTTGGACAATCAGAGACGGAATGATTCTGCCTCCAACAGTCCTGTGTCGCCCTTTGAAGGCATCCTGGGCTCGGGAGCTTCCGACCGCTCATTTGCTGCGCTGCTGCGCTCGGACCTAACAGCTCACAGG AACAATGTGAAGAACAATCAGCTGCTGAGCAGCAACACCAGCAATAGCTCAAGTAGTGACACTAGCCGATCTACACAGACTGGTAGCAAGAGTCACCGCAACGCAGCCCAGAGCAGTGAAAGAAGAGGATCCttcaaccacaataacaaccacaCACAGCCAG TGTCGAATGAGAATGACCTCATGGACGTGGTGGGCAGCCGCGACATAGAGGCAGATGGCACGAGTGACTCAGATGAGGCGGCTATGGCAGTAATCATGAGCCTCCTGGAAGCAGATGCGGGGCTTGGGGGTCCTGTTgacttctcccatctcccttggCCTCTGCCCTGA
- the LOC125040654 gene encoding protein cycle-like isoform X4: MFDLGNYDFPEYRSECNSMASFSSGTGSKKRRGSFISDSNDDDGDSLKIPRTAGDWNKRSPNRQNHSEIEKRRRDKMNTYIMELSSIIPVCTSRKLDKLTVLRMAVQHMKMLRGSLNSYTEGHYKPAFLSDDELKNLILQAADGFLFVVGCDRGRILYVSESVYQTLHYTQSELLGTSWFDILHPKDLTKVKEQLSCSDISRRERLVDAKTLLPVKTDVPQGLTRLCPGSRRAFFCRMRCKSAPVMKEEADSSTGCQKKKSKSQNSDKKYSVIHFTGYLKSWAPTKDPLEEDSESDSDSCNLSCLVAVGRVHPPLLASSTRETSRLGRAAPTEPIEFISKHTNDGKFVFIDQKASLLLGWLPQELLGSSMYEYFHQDDIPFLAETHRATLQSTESCSTQVYRFRTKEGSFVRLQSSWRTFKNPWTKEIEYIISKNSVVTSEAGLVESTMANESVSQSYNSFNEFLSSPDTNHLQDASPVGGAGSSNSSSRLVGGGIQAGKIGRQIADEVLDNQRRNDSASNSPVSPFEGILGSGASDRSFAALLRSDLTAHRTGSKSHRNAAQSSERRGSFNHNNNHTQPVSNENDLMDVVGSRDIEADGTSDSDEAAMAVIMSLLEADAGLGGPVDFSHLPWPLP, encoded by the exons GTCTCCCAACAGACAAAACCATAGTGAGATTGAAAAGCGCCGCCGTGACAAGATGAACACGTACATCATGGAACTGAGCAGCATTATCCCCGTGTGCACCTCTAGAAAGCTTGACAAGCTCACAGTGCTGCGCATGGCCGTTCAACACATGAAGATGCTACGGGGTTCTCTCAACTCTTACACTGAGGGACACTACAAGCCCGCTTTCCTCTCCGACGACGAGCTCAAGAATCTGATACTGCAG GCAGCTGACGGTTTCCTATTTGTTGTGGGGTGTGATAGAGGGCGGATATTGTACGTGTCGGAATCCGTCTATCAGACACTACACTATACGCAG AGTGAGCTGTTAGGGACGAGCTGGTTTGATATACTGCATCCAAAAGACTTAACGAAAGTGAAAGAACAACTTTCATGCTCAGATATCAGTCGTCGCGAGAGGCTTGTCGATGCGAAAA CTCTCCTTCCTGTAAAGACCGATGTACCTCAGGGATTGACCAGACTATGTCCAGGATCAAGACGTGCGTTTTTCTGCCGCATGAGGTGTAAATCCGCACCGGTCATGAAAGAGGAGGCCGACTCCTCCACCGGCTGCCAAAAGAAGAAATCCAAGTCGCAAAACTCAG ACAAGAAATATAGTGTGATTCACTTCACGGGCTACCTGAAATCCTGGGCTCCCACCAAAGACCCCTTGGAAGAGGACTCGGAAAGTGATTCTGACTCGTGCAATCTCTCCTGCCTG GTTGCAGTTGGCCGCGTTCACCCCCCTCTGTTGGCCTCTAGTACTCGCGAGACATCAAGGCTCGGTCGTGCTGCACCAACAGAACCAATTGAATTCATCTCCAAACACACCAATGATGGGAAATTTGTCTTCATTGATCAGAA GGCATCATTACTCTTAGGGTGGCTGCCACAGGAACTCCTCGGGTCAAGCATGTATGAATACTTCCATCAGGATGACATTCCGTTCCTGGCAGAAACTCACCGGGCAACATTGCAGAGTACGGAGAGTTGCAGTACCCAG GTATACAGGTTCCGCACCAAGGAGGGGTCCTTTGTGAGATTACAGAGCTCTTGGAGGACCTTCAAGAACCCATGGACCAAAGAGATCGAGTACATCATATCAAAAAATAGTGTTGTAAC ATCGGAAGCTGGGCTTGTGGAGAGCACCATGGCGAATGAATCAGTGTCACAGTCGTATAATAGTTTTAATGAGTTCCTGAGCTCTCCAG ACACAAATCACCTGCAAGATGCTTCACCTGTTGGAGGTGCAGGTTCGTCCAACAGCAGCAGCCGGTTGGTGGGGGGCGGGATCCAAGCGGGCAAGATTGGAAGACAAATTGCCGATGAAGTGTTGGACAATCAGAGACGGAATGATTCTGCCTCCAACAGTCCTGTGTCGCCCTTTGAAGGCATCCTGGGCTCGGGAGCTTCCGACCGCTCATTTGCTGCGCTGCTGCGCTCGGACCTAACAGCTCACAGG ACTGGTAGCAAGAGTCACCGCAACGCAGCCCAGAGCAGTGAAAGAAGAGGATCCttcaaccacaataacaaccacaCACAGCCAG TGTCGAATGAGAATGACCTCATGGACGTGGTGGGCAGCCGCGACATAGAGGCAGATGGCACGAGTGACTCAGATGAGGCGGCTATGGCAGTAATCATGAGCCTCCTGGAAGCAGATGCGGGGCTTGGGGGTCCTGTTgacttctcccatctcccttggCCTCTGCCCTGA
- the LOC125040654 gene encoding protein cycle-like isoform X1: protein MFDLGNYDFPEYRSECNSMASFSSGTGSKKRRGSFISDSNDDDGDSLKIPRTAGDWNKRSPNRQNHSEIEKRRRDKMNTYIMELSSIIPVCTSRKLDKLTVLRMAVQHMKMLRGSLNSYTEGHYKPAFLSDDELKNLILQAADGFLFVVGCDRGRILYVSESVYQTLHYTQSELLGTSWFDILHPKDLTKVKEQLSCSDISRRERLVDAKTLLPVKTDVPQGLTRLCPGSRRAFFCRMRCKSAPVMKEEADSSTGCQKKKSKSQNSDKKYSVIHFTGYLKSWAPTKDPLEEDSESDSDSCNLSCLVAVGRVHPPLLASSTRETSRLGRAAPTEPIEFISKHTNDGKFVFIDQKASLLLGWLPQELLGSSMYEYFHQDDIPFLAETHRATLQSTESCSTQVYRFRTKEGSFVRLQSSWRTFKNPWTKEIEYIISKNSVVTSEAGLVESTMANESVSQSYNSFNEFLSSPDTNHLQDASPVGGAGSSNSSSRLVGGGIQAGKIGRQIADEVLDNQRRNDSASNSPVSPFEGILGSGASDRSFAALLRSDLTAHRNNVKNNQLLSSNTSNSSSSDTSRSTQTGSKSHRNAAQSSERRGSFNHNNNHTQPVSNENDLMDVVGSRDIEADGTSDSDEAAMAVIMSLLEADAGLGGPVDFSHLPWPLP from the exons GTCTCCCAACAGACAAAACCATAGTGAGATTGAAAAGCGCCGCCGTGACAAGATGAACACGTACATCATGGAACTGAGCAGCATTATCCCCGTGTGCACCTCTAGAAAGCTTGACAAGCTCACAGTGCTGCGCATGGCCGTTCAACACATGAAGATGCTACGGGGTTCTCTCAACTCTTACACTGAGGGACACTACAAGCCCGCTTTCCTCTCCGACGACGAGCTCAAGAATCTGATACTGCAG GCAGCTGACGGTTTCCTATTTGTTGTGGGGTGTGATAGAGGGCGGATATTGTACGTGTCGGAATCCGTCTATCAGACACTACACTATACGCAG AGTGAGCTGTTAGGGACGAGCTGGTTTGATATACTGCATCCAAAAGACTTAACGAAAGTGAAAGAACAACTTTCATGCTCAGATATCAGTCGTCGCGAGAGGCTTGTCGATGCGAAAA CTCTCCTTCCTGTAAAGACCGATGTACCTCAGGGATTGACCAGACTATGTCCAGGATCAAGACGTGCGTTTTTCTGCCGCATGAGGTGTAAATCCGCACCGGTCATGAAAGAGGAGGCCGACTCCTCCACCGGCTGCCAAAAGAAGAAATCCAAGTCGCAAAACTCAG ACAAGAAATATAGTGTGATTCACTTCACGGGCTACCTGAAATCCTGGGCTCCCACCAAAGACCCCTTGGAAGAGGACTCGGAAAGTGATTCTGACTCGTGCAATCTCTCCTGCCTG GTTGCAGTTGGCCGCGTTCACCCCCCTCTGTTGGCCTCTAGTACTCGCGAGACATCAAGGCTCGGTCGTGCTGCACCAACAGAACCAATTGAATTCATCTCCAAACACACCAATGATGGGAAATTTGTCTTCATTGATCAGAA GGCATCATTACTCTTAGGGTGGCTGCCACAGGAACTCCTCGGGTCAAGCATGTATGAATACTTCCATCAGGATGACATTCCGTTCCTGGCAGAAACTCACCGGGCAACATTGCAGAGTACGGAGAGTTGCAGTACCCAG GTATACAGGTTCCGCACCAAGGAGGGGTCCTTTGTGAGATTACAGAGCTCTTGGAGGACCTTCAAGAACCCATGGACCAAAGAGATCGAGTACATCATATCAAAAAATAGTGTTGTAAC ATCGGAAGCTGGGCTTGTGGAGAGCACCATGGCGAATGAATCAGTGTCACAGTCGTATAATAGTTTTAATGAGTTCCTGAGCTCTCCAG ACACAAATCACCTGCAAGATGCTTCACCTGTTGGAGGTGCAGGTTCGTCCAACAGCAGCAGCCGGTTGGTGGGGGGCGGGATCCAAGCGGGCAAGATTGGAAGACAAATTGCCGATGAAGTGTTGGACAATCAGAGACGGAATGATTCTGCCTCCAACAGTCCTGTGTCGCCCTTTGAAGGCATCCTGGGCTCGGGAGCTTCCGACCGCTCATTTGCTGCGCTGCTGCGCTCGGACCTAACAGCTCACAGG AACAATGTGAAGAACAATCAGCTGCTGAGCAGCAACACCAGCAATAGCTCAAGTAGTGACACTAGCCGATCTACACAGACTGGTAGCAAGAGTCACCGCAACGCAGCCCAGAGCAGTGAAAGAAGAGGATCCttcaaccacaataacaaccacaCACAGCCAG TGTCGAATGAGAATGACCTCATGGACGTGGTGGGCAGCCGCGACATAGAGGCAGATGGCACGAGTGACTCAGATGAGGCGGCTATGGCAGTAATCATGAGCCTCCTGGAAGCAGATGCGGGGCTTGGGGGTCCTGTTgacttctcccatctcccttggCCTCTGCCCTGA